In a genomic window of Thermoanaerobaculales bacterium:
- the pilO gene encoding type 4a pilus biogenesis protein PilO, translating into MTVDLRPWRRLLPVWLPAVGLCLIAAAAYVWQSSASGGRAAGVRAEIDELETEIGRLQGLLAQVEGERATVASVNETFDLLYGKVFRSLDDRLTNILREVGLATRSAGLLPGAYKYQAEEDKKTGYVRFSIVFSVNGQYAQMRQLIAAIQSSPEFLVVEGIAFSGDEQAATQELMIAVRVATYLSEASRETLDRLTGGIRQAAAADAAATPDGDAQAAPGGEPPAAGGGDARVTPDGEAQVTGEVDAESEG; encoded by the coding sequence GTGACCGTGGACCTGCGTCCGTGGCGGCGCCTGCTGCCGGTCTGGCTCCCGGCGGTCGGGCTGTGCCTGATCGCCGCCGCCGCCTACGTCTGGCAGAGCTCCGCGTCGGGAGGCCGCGCCGCTGGCGTGCGCGCCGAGATCGACGAGCTCGAGACCGAGATCGGCCGCCTGCAGGGCCTCCTCGCCCAGGTTGAGGGCGAGCGGGCGACGGTGGCGAGCGTCAACGAGACCTTCGACCTGCTGTACGGCAAGGTCTTCCGGAGCCTCGACGATCGTCTGACCAACATCCTCCGGGAGGTCGGCCTGGCGACCAGGAGCGCCGGCCTGCTGCCGGGCGCCTACAAGTACCAGGCCGAGGAGGACAAGAAGACCGGGTACGTGAGGTTCTCGATCGTGTTCTCGGTGAACGGCCAGTACGCGCAGATGCGGCAGCTGATCGCCGCGATCCAGTCGAGCCCGGAGTTCCTGGTCGTCGAGGGGATCGCGTTTTCCGGGGATGAGCAGGCGGCCACCCAGGAGCTGATGATCGCGGTGAGGGTCGCCACCTATCTCTCCGAGGCCAGCCGGGAGACGCTCGACCGACTGACGGGGGGCATTCGCCAGGCGGCCGCCGCCGATGCCGCGGCGACGCCTGACGGTGATGCCCAGGCGGCGCCGGGTGGCGAGCCGCCCGCGGCCGGCGGCGGTGATGCCCGGGTGACCCCAGATGGCGAAGCTCAAGTGACCGGGGAAGTCGATGCCGAATCCGAAGGATAG
- a CDS encoding type II secretion system protein, whose protein sequence is MIRHLHRRRSERGFTLAELVMVAALIAVLSTMALPVAKFTVKRRKEAELRLALRLMRNAIDEHKRLSDQGLIPLTLGGEGYPEDLDVLVEGVDLVGQETKRRFLRRIPWDPMTGEQEWGKRSYQDDPDSDSWGSENLYDVYSLSDGTAIDGTKYKDW, encoded by the coding sequence ATGATCCGCCACCTGCACCGCCGCCGCAGCGAGAGGGGCTTCACGCTCGCTGAGCTGGTGATGGTCGCGGCGCTGATCGCGGTCCTCTCAACGATGGCCCTGCCGGTGGCCAAGTTCACCGTCAAGCGCCGCAAGGAGGCCGAGCTGCGGCTCGCGCTGCGGCTGATGCGCAACGCCATCGACGAGCACAAGCGCCTGTCCGACCAGGGCTTGATCCCGTTGACCCTGGGTGGCGAGGGCTACCCGGAGGACCTCGACGTGCTGGTGGAGGGCGTCGACCTGGTGGGGCAGGAGACCAAGCGCCGCTTCCTGCGCCGCATCCCGTGGGACCCGATGACCGGAGAGCAGGAGTGGGGCAAGCGGTCCTACCAGGACGACCCCGACTCTGACAGCTGGGGGAGCGAGAACCTCTACGACGTGTACTCGTTGTCGGACGGCACCGCCATCGACGGCACGAAGTACAAGGACTGGTGA
- a CDS encoding prepilin-type N-terminal cleavage/methylation domain-containing protein gives MNIPDIGLGTAALRRATASEPWGPASAGRGPSVSPRPPARGRRAGGFTLIELMVVVAIIGILAVVALPAMRTAPLKAREAVLKADLYQIRSCIDQYLGDKGEYPESLQGLVDAGYLRFVPVDPITRSADTWVELEATPTETEDLEPIEEDLGGTVGIIDVKSGADGVALDGTLYSDW, from the coding sequence ATGAACATCCCGGATATCGGACTCGGGACCGCGGCCCTCCGCCGGGCGACCGCGAGCGAGCCCTGGGGCCCCGCCTCCGCCGGTCGCGGGCCGTCCGTCAGTCCGCGGCCCCCCGCCCGCGGCCGCCGGGCCGGCGGGTTCACGCTGATCGAGCTGATGGTCGTGGTCGCGATCATCGGCATCCTCGCGGTGGTGGCGCTGCCGGCGATGCGGACGGCGCCCCTCAAGGCCCGCGAGGCGGTGCTCAAGGCCGACCTCTACCAGATCCGGTCATGCATCGACCAGTACCTCGGCGACAAGGGCGAGTACCCGGAGTCGCTGCAGGGCCTGGTCGATGCCGGGTACCTGCGCTTCGTGCCGGTCGACCCGATCACCCGGTCGGCCGACACCTGGGTCGAGCTCGAGGCCACGCCGACCGAGACCGAGGACCTCGAGCCGATCGAGGAGGACCTCGGCGGCACGGTGGGCATCATCGACGTCAAGTCGGGGGCCGACGGAGTCGCCCTTGACGGCACGCTCTACTCGGACTGGTAA
- a CDS encoding pitrilysin family protein produces MRRRGLDSPALLVHPTPGRSTVTAGVWLAAGSAHEPRALAGATHMVEHLTLRRCGARDRFALARLVDRLGGDVDAWTSSELMGVTVQTTVDAIDEGLALLVDAILEPSFDADDFDLERRIALAELELLQDDPAERVEEDLLRAAWGDHPLARPVIGTARSLAALTPQALRRHHAAMVQPGRVLAAVTGDIDRAQLQDRLRRLPLAESVSPPSLPPLRWRGRDQVVRRPAADQAHCRLAFPAVAAASPDATAVGVLNRILGVGASSRLFQRLREVEGLTYDIWSSAMLRRGGGLLEIGWACAPAVLDQVRTLVNEELRRIAVDLVDDEVEVAREGLARGLAMEVELPAAYCAMDVAELLDRGRRFDLEVARAEIAAVTAPQVQRIAAELLRPERMATALCGPDGVSARVA; encoded by the coding sequence ATGCGTAGACGAGGTCTCGATTCCCCGGCCCTCCTGGTCCACCCGACGCCCGGACGCAGCACCGTCACGGCCGGGGTCTGGCTCGCCGCCGGCTCGGCCCACGAGCCGCGGGCGCTGGCCGGGGCCACCCACATGGTGGAGCACCTGACGCTGCGCCGGTGCGGTGCCCGCGACCGCTTCGCCCTCGCCCGGCTCGTCGACCGCCTCGGCGGCGACGTCGACGCGTGGACCAGCTCCGAGCTGATGGGCGTCACTGTGCAGACCACCGTCGACGCGATCGACGAGGGCCTCGCGCTGCTGGTGGACGCGATCCTCGAGCCCAGCTTCGACGCCGACGACTTCGATCTGGAGCGGCGGATCGCGCTGGCCGAGCTCGAGCTGCTGCAGGACGATCCGGCGGAGCGGGTCGAGGAGGACCTGCTGCGCGCGGCGTGGGGGGACCACCCGCTGGCCCGGCCGGTGATCGGGACGGCGCGCTCGCTCGCGGCGCTGACGCCGCAGGCGCTGCGCCGCCATCACGCCGCAATGGTGCAGCCGGGCCGCGTGCTGGCGGCGGTCACCGGCGACATTGACCGGGCGCAGCTTCAGGACCGGCTGCGGCGCCTGCCGCTGGCCGAGTCGGTGTCGCCGCCGAGCCTGCCGCCGCTGCGCTGGCGGGGCCGGGACCAGGTCGTGCGGCGGCCGGCAGCCGATCAGGCGCATTGCCGGCTCGCCTTCCCGGCAGTGGCAGCGGCCAGCCCCGACGCCACCGCGGTCGGCGTGCTCAATCGGATTCTCGGCGTCGGCGCGTCGAGCCGCCTGTTCCAGCGGCTGCGCGAGGTCGAGGGCCTCACCTACGACATCTGGTCGAGCGCGATGCTGCGCCGCGGCGGCGGCCTGCTCGAGATCGGCTGGGCGTGTGCGCCGGCGGTCCTCGACCAGGTGCGCACGCTGGTCAACGAGGAGCTGCGACGGATCGCGGTCGACCTCGTCGACGACGAGGTCGAGGTGGCGCGGGAGGGCCTGGCGCGCGGGCTCGCGATGGAGGTCGAGCTGCCGGCCGCCTACTGCGCGATGGACGTGGCCGAGCTGCTCGACCGTGGGCGCCGTTTCGACCTCGAGGTCGCCCGGGCGGAGATCGCGGCGGTCACCGCGCCGCAGGTGCAGCGGATCGCGGCCGAGCTGCTGCGGCCGGAGCGGATGGCGACGGCGCTGTGCGGCCCCGACGGGGTCTCGGCGCGGGTCGCGTGA
- the dut gene encoding dUTP diphosphatase, whose translation MVEVRVRRLAHAQGLPLPDYATAGSAGADLRSAEAGDVALVPGGRLAVATGLVVEIPPGYEAQVRPRSGLALHHGLTVVNAPGTIDADYRGEVKVLLINLGSEPVVIRRGDRIAQLVVAPVTRAAFRDADELAGSDRGADGFGSTGR comes from the coding sequence ATGGTCGAGGTCCGGGTCCGCCGGCTCGCCCACGCCCAGGGGCTGCCCCTGCCCGACTACGCCACCGCCGGATCCGCCGGCGCCGACCTGAGGAGCGCCGAGGCCGGAGACGTCGCGCTGGTGCCCGGCGGCCGGCTGGCGGTGGCGACCGGTCTGGTCGTCGAGATCCCACCCGGCTACGAGGCGCAGGTGAGACCCCGCTCCGGCCTCGCCCTCCACCACGGGCTGACGGTGGTCAACGCGCCGGGCACGATCGACGCCGACTACCGGGGCGAGGTCAAGGTGCTGCTCATCAACCTCGGCAGCGAGCCGGTGGTGATCCGGCGCGGCGACCGGATCGCCCAGCTCGTGGTCGCGCCGGTGACCCGCGCCGCCTTCCGCGACGCGGACGAGCTCGCCGGCAGCGACCGCGGGGCCGACGGCTTCGGCTCGACCGGGAGGTAG
- a CDS encoding MBL fold metallo-hydrolase, producing the protein MEALVLASGSSGNAVLLRSGPTSLLVDAGISALQVRRRLEVFARRIEDVTAVLLTHEHSDHVRGVEVLARRHRLPVWATAGTWSALSTRSEGGGELATGRTTAFGAIRVTPVSTSHDALEPVAMVFDDGRHRVALCTDTGTFTALLEHRLAGCDLLLLEANHDADLLRAGPYPWELKQRILSRHGHLGNHQAAEAVERLGSAALRAVVGLHLSAENNQPEMVLEALHEGVGGAVPVHCVPRTEMLRISLEDTLVFERRELPLGQ; encoded by the coding sequence GTGGAGGCGCTGGTGCTCGCCTCGGGGTCGTCGGGCAACGCGGTGCTGCTGCGCTCCGGCCCCACCTCGCTGCTGGTGGACGCCGGGATCTCCGCTCTCCAGGTCCGCCGCCGGCTCGAGGTCTTCGCGCGCCGGATCGAGGACGTCACCGCGGTGCTGCTGACTCACGAGCACTCGGACCACGTGCGCGGCGTCGAGGTGCTGGCCAGGCGCCACCGGCTGCCGGTCTGGGCGACCGCCGGCACCTGGTCGGCGTTGTCAACGCGCAGCGAGGGCGGCGGCGAGCTGGCCACAGGCCGGACGACCGCGTTCGGCGCGATCCGGGTGACGCCCGTCTCGACCAGCCACGACGCCCTCGAACCGGTCGCGATGGTCTTCGACGACGGCCGCCACCGGGTCGCGCTGTGCACCGACACCGGGACCTTCACCGCGCTCCTCGAGCACCGGCTGGCCGGCTGCGATCTGCTGCTGCTCGAGGCCAACCACGACGCCGACCTGCTGCGCGCCGGCCCTTACCCGTGGGAGCTCAAGCAGCGCATCCTGTCGCGGCACGGGCACCTCGGCAACCACCAGGCGGCCGAGGCGGTCGAGCGGCTGGGATCGGCCGCGCTGCGCGCGGTGGTCGGCCTCCACCTCTCGGCCGAGAACAACCAGCCGGAGATGGTGCTCGAGGCCCTGCACGAGGGCGTCGGCGGCGCGGTGCCGGTGCACTGCGTGCCGCGCACCGAGATGCTGCGGATCTCCCTCGAGGACACCCTGGTCTTCGAGCGCCGCGAGCTGCCGCTCGGGCAGTGA
- a CDS encoding DUF3011 domain-containing protein, translated as MTTARRVTLVAIVALGVATAGAAQTASQKCVGAVHTAYPEEPAVWVVAAHSAADHSELEWRSASGRVGVCRLEPDGRISDVKATGFAQPAAPAAVEPQAFEPYQLTCESEHGGRHECEIEGPAIVVMVEQLGDVDCIENLSWGQGEGAIWVDGGCRAVFEVRPRPPKLDPGTLRGPAAGEPAAAEGMAHPRFREARAQDRCRAAAAAGGMMVQRVLGTRIDGAAVVVLMEVASWSQRGEVTCRWDSATDQAVIAR; from the coding sequence ATGACAACGGCGCGCCGGGTGACGTTGGTGGCGATCGTGGCGCTGGGCGTGGCGACTGCCGGCGCGGCCCAGACCGCGAGCCAGAAGTGTGTCGGCGCGGTGCACACGGCCTATCCCGAGGAGCCGGCGGTGTGGGTGGTCGCGGCCCACAGCGCGGCCGACCACAGCGAGCTCGAGTGGCGCTCGGCATCAGGCCGGGTCGGGGTGTGCCGGCTGGAGCCGGACGGCCGGATCTCGGACGTGAAGGCCACCGGGTTCGCGCAGCCGGCGGCCCCGGCGGCGGTGGAGCCGCAGGCCTTCGAGCCCTACCAGCTCACCTGCGAGTCCGAGCACGGCGGCCGCCACGAGTGCGAGATCGAGGGACCGGCAATCGTGGTCATGGTCGAGCAGCTCGGCGACGTCGACTGCATCGAGAACCTCAGCTGGGGCCAGGGCGAGGGCGCGATCTGGGTCGACGGCGGCTGCCGGGCGGTGTTCGAGGTGAGGCCCCGGCCGCCCAAGCTTGATCCGGGCACGCTACGCGGCCCGGCCGCCGGCGAGCCCGCGGCGGCCGAAGGGATGGCCCACCCCCGCTTCCGCGAGGCCCGTGCCCAGGACCGCTGCCGGGCCGCTGCCGCCGCCGGCGGGATGATGGTGCAGCGCGTGCTCGGCACCCGGATCGACGGGGCCGCGGTGGTCGTGTTGATGGAGGTCGCAAGCTGGAGCCAGCGCGGGGAGGTGACCTGCCGCTGGGACTCCGCCACCGACCAGGCGGTCATCGCGAGGTAG
- a CDS encoding class I SAM-dependent methyltransferase, protein MSTPTPTLWLRRGRERSLKRRHPWVFSGAIARVVGDPGPGDTVDVRSADGELLARAAYSPHSQIRARAWTFRDEPVDEALIARRLEAAIAARGGPAAGGPEGACRLVYAEADGLPGVIVDRYADTLVIQLATAGAERWRSPIANLLPAVTGVQRVWERSDVEVRALEGLEPRVGPLAGEEPPPRIAVREGGLRLWVDVHHGHKTGLYLDQRNNRGRVGELAAGRRVLDAFCYSGGFTVHALAGGAASVLAVDASADALAMTRANLELNGLAAETCELVEGNVFEVLRGLRDRGRTFDLIVLDPPKFAATASQRERAARGYKDINLLAFKLLEAGGVLATFSCSGAIGGELFQSIVAGAALDAGVEAQVVERLGQPADHPVLLSFPESEYLKGLVCRVGDHLPARAGSRI, encoded by the coding sequence ATGTCGACACCCACACCCACCCTCTGGCTGCGGCGCGGCCGCGAGCGGTCGCTGAAGCGCCGCCACCCCTGGGTGTTCTCCGGCGCGATCGCGCGGGTCGTGGGCGACCCCGGCCCCGGCGACACGGTCGACGTGCGGTCGGCCGACGGCGAGCTGCTCGCCCGCGCCGCCTACAGCCCTCACTCGCAGATCCGCGCCCGCGCCTGGACCTTCCGTGACGAGCCGGTCGACGAGGCGCTGATCGCGCGCCGGCTCGAGGCCGCGATCGCAGCCCGCGGCGGGCCCGCGGCCGGCGGGCCTGAGGGCGCCTGCCGGCTGGTCTACGCCGAGGCCGACGGCCTGCCCGGCGTGATTGTCGACCGGTACGCCGACACCCTGGTGATCCAGCTCGCCACCGCCGGCGCCGAGCGCTGGCGCTCACCGATCGCGAACCTGCTGCCGGCCGTGACCGGGGTGCAGCGGGTGTGGGAGCGCTCGGACGTCGAGGTGCGCGCCCTCGAGGGCCTCGAGCCGCGGGTCGGACCGCTCGCCGGCGAGGAGCCGCCACCCCGGATCGCGGTCCGCGAGGGCGGCCTGCGGCTGTGGGTCGACGTCCACCACGGCCACAAGACCGGCCTCTACCTCGACCAGCGGAACAACCGCGGCCGCGTCGGCGAGCTGGCGGCCGGACGGAGGGTGCTCGACGCCTTCTGCTACAGCGGCGGCTTCACGGTCCACGCCCTGGCCGGCGGCGCTGCCTCGGTGCTGGCGGTCGACGCCTCGGCCGACGCGCTGGCGATGACCCGCGCCAACCTCGAGCTGAACGGCCTCGCCGCGGAGACCTGCGAGCTGGTCGAGGGCAACGTGTTCGAGGTGCTGCGCGGCCTGCGCGACCGCGGCCGCACCTTCGACCTGATCGTGCTCGACCCGCCCAAGTTCGCGGCCACCGCCAGCCAGCGCGAGCGCGCGGCCCGCGGCTACAAGGACATCAACCTGCTCGCCTTCAAGCTGCTCGAGGCGGGCGGCGTGCTGGCGACCTTCTCGTGCTCGGGCGCGATCGGCGGCGAGCTGTTCCAGAGCATCGTCGCCGGTGCCGCCCTGGACGCCGGCGTCGAGGCGCAGGTGGTGGAGCGGCTCGGCCAGCCTGCCGACCACCCGGTGCTGCTCTCGTTCCCGGAGTCCGAGTACCTGAAGGGGTTGGTGTGCCGTGTCGGGGACCACCTCCCGGCCCGGGCAGGATCTAGGATCTAG
- the purL gene encoding phosphoribosylformylglycinamidine synthase: protein MELQHLYRAPGVPEGQRRTLLDTARTLIGPEVTAVDTEHCFNIALRRPLSAAELEALRWLLAETFEPERCRPTSFLEEAAGPILEVGPRLSFTTAWSTNAVAVCHACGLADVLRIERSRRYLLRSSRPLADHQPAAFLSSIHDRMTECRYPEPLRSFATGVEPDPVVEVPVLEQGRAALARINRELGLAFDDRDLDYYTELFARRLGRNPTSVECFDIAQSNSEHSRHWFFKGRLVIDGAAAPDHLIGVVRQTLEANPNNSVIAFADNSSAIRGHRVRVLHPATAGAPSPLVPRSIDEHLLFTAETHNFPSGVAPFPGAETGTGGRLRDTHATGRGSLFTAGTAAYCVGNLRIPGYQLPWEDPGFPYPSNLAPPLQIEIEASNGASDYGNKFGEPVIAGYTRSFGLRLPNGERREWIKPIMFSGGIGRLDARHAAKQPPEPGMLVVKVGGPAYRIGMGGGAASSMVQGENAAELDFNAVQRGDAEMEQKLNRVIRACSELGDDNPIVSIHDQGAGGNCNVLKEIVDPAGATIEIRSMPVGDDTLSVLEIWGAEYQENDALLLKPEHAAAFRALCEREKVPVALVGRVTGDGRVVVHDERDGSTPVDLALADVLGDMPQKTFALDRVQPRPAPLALPEGLTVRAALERVLRLLSVGSKRFLTTKVDRAVTGLIARQPCAGPLQLTVADVAVIAHSHLGTTGGATAIGEQPIKGLLDPAAMARLTVGEALTNLVWARVSALPDVRCSANWMWAAKLPGEGAALHDAAVAMRDLMITLGIAVDGGKDSISMAALAPDGEVVKAPGSLVVSAYVGCPDITATVTPDLKLPGCGVLLWVDLGGGRRRLGGSALAQVFGQVGEEPPDVDDSGLLARAFAAVQELIAGGLVSAGHDRSDGGLVTTLLEMAFAGDCGIEVDLRTEPAGADPIAVLFAEELGLVLEVDPGDLDEALAAFAGRDVPCVAIGRTLAAPVIRIGVAGELVLEEQMRELRGLWEATSFELDRLQADPVCVAEERAGLRHRRPPAYALAFSPVPTPPAVLRRRRKLPVAILREEGSNGDREMAAAFHLAGFEPWDVTMSDLLAGRVTLERFRGLAAVGGFSYADVLDSAKGWAGVIRFNDGLRGQFDAFYERPDTFSLGVCNGCQLFALLGWLPWRGLPDTAQPRFIQNASGRFESRFATVTILDSPAVMLRGMAGSTLGIWVQHGEGRACFPEQAVLERVLADHLAPIRFADDGGAPTEAYPLNPNGSPHGIAALTSPDGRHLALMPHPERTFLTWQWGWMPRDWQRTLAASPWLKLFQNAREWCERG from the coding sequence ATGGAGCTGCAGCACCTCTATCGGGCGCCGGGCGTGCCCGAGGGCCAGCGCCGGACGCTGCTCGACACCGCCCGCACGCTGATCGGACCCGAGGTCACGGCGGTCGACACCGAGCACTGCTTCAACATCGCGCTCCGTCGCCCGCTGTCCGCCGCCGAGCTCGAGGCCCTGAGGTGGCTGCTCGCCGAAACCTTCGAGCCCGAGCGCTGCCGGCCGACGAGCTTCCTCGAGGAGGCGGCCGGCCCGATTCTCGAGGTGGGGCCGCGCCTCAGCTTCACCACAGCCTGGTCGACCAACGCGGTCGCGGTTTGCCATGCCTGCGGCCTCGCCGACGTCCTCCGCATCGAGCGCTCCCGGCGCTACCTGCTGCGCAGCTCGCGCCCGCTCGCCGACCACCAGCCCGCTGCGTTCCTGTCCTCGATCCACGACCGGATGACCGAGTGCCGGTACCCCGAGCCGCTGCGCTCGTTCGCGACCGGCGTCGAGCCGGACCCGGTGGTCGAGGTGCCGGTGCTCGAGCAGGGCCGCGCGGCGCTCGCGCGCATCAACCGCGAGCTCGGGCTCGCTTTCGACGACCGCGACCTCGACTACTACACCGAGCTGTTCGCCCGCCGGCTCGGCCGCAACCCGACCAGCGTCGAGTGCTTCGACATCGCCCAGTCCAACAGCGAGCACTCGCGGCACTGGTTCTTCAAGGGCCGGCTCGTCATCGACGGCGCCGCCGCCCCCGACCACCTGATCGGCGTCGTGCGGCAGACGCTCGAGGCCAACCCCAACAACAGCGTCATCGCGTTTGCCGACAACTCGAGCGCGATCCGCGGCCACCGGGTTCGCGTCCTCCACCCGGCCACGGCCGGAGCGCCCTCGCCGCTCGTCCCGCGCAGCATCGACGAGCACCTGCTGTTCACGGCCGAGACTCACAACTTCCCGTCCGGGGTGGCGCCCTTCCCGGGCGCGGAGACCGGCACCGGCGGCCGCCTGCGCGACACCCACGCCACCGGCCGCGGGTCGCTGTTCACGGCCGGGACCGCCGCCTACTGCGTCGGCAACCTGCGCATCCCGGGCTACCAGCTGCCGTGGGAGGACCCCGGGTTCCCCTACCCTTCCAACCTGGCGCCGCCGCTCCAAATCGAGATCGAGGCCTCCAACGGCGCCTCGGACTACGGCAACAAGTTCGGCGAGCCGGTGATCGCCGGCTACACCCGCTCGTTCGGGCTGCGGCTGCCGAATGGCGAGCGCCGCGAGTGGATCAAGCCGATCATGTTCTCGGGCGGCATCGGCCGCCTCGACGCGCGCCACGCCGCCAAGCAGCCGCCCGAGCCCGGCATGCTGGTGGTCAAGGTCGGCGGTCCGGCCTACCGGATCGGCATGGGCGGCGGCGCCGCCTCGAGCATGGTGCAGGGCGAGAACGCGGCCGAGCTCGACTTCAACGCCGTGCAGCGCGGCGACGCCGAGATGGAGCAGAAGCTCAACCGCGTCATCCGCGCCTGCTCCGAGCTCGGCGACGACAACCCGATCGTCAGCATCCACGACCAGGGCGCCGGCGGCAACTGCAACGTCCTCAAGGAAATCGTCGACCCGGCCGGAGCCACGATCGAGATCCGCTCGATGCCGGTCGGCGACGACACCCTGTCGGTGCTCGAGATCTGGGGCGCCGAGTACCAGGAGAACGACGCCCTGCTGCTCAAGCCCGAGCACGCCGCGGCCTTCCGCGCCCTGTGCGAGCGCGAGAAGGTCCCGGTCGCCCTCGTCGGCCGCGTCACCGGCGACGGCCGGGTGGTGGTCCACGACGAGCGCGACGGCTCGACCCCGGTCGACCTCGCCCTCGCCGACGTGCTCGGCGACATGCCCCAGAAGACCTTCGCGCTCGATCGCGTGCAACCGCGGCCCGCGCCGCTCGCGCTGCCCGAGGGCCTGACCGTGCGCGCCGCGCTCGAGCGGGTGCTGCGGCTGCTGTCGGTGGGATCCAAGCGCTTCCTCACCACCAAGGTCGACCGCGCGGTGACCGGCCTGATCGCGCGCCAGCCTTGCGCCGGCCCGCTCCAGCTCACGGTCGCCGACGTCGCGGTCATCGCCCACTCCCACCTCGGTACGACCGGCGGCGCGACCGCGATCGGTGAGCAGCCGATCAAGGGCCTGCTCGACCCGGCGGCGATGGCCCGCCTCACGGTCGGCGAGGCGCTCACCAACCTGGTCTGGGCGCGGGTCAGCGCGCTGCCCGACGTGCGCTGCTCGGCGAACTGGATGTGGGCGGCCAAGCTGCCCGGCGAGGGCGCGGCGCTCCACGATGCGGCGGTCGCCATGCGCGACCTGATGATCACGCTGGGCATCGCCGTCGACGGCGGCAAGGACTCGATCTCGATGGCCGCGCTCGCACCCGACGGCGAGGTCGTCAAGGCGCCCGGCTCGCTCGTCGTCTCGGCCTACGTCGGCTGCCCGGACATCACCGCCACCGTGACCCCGGACCTCAAGCTGCCCGGCTGCGGCGTGCTGCTCTGGGTCGACCTCGGCGGCGGGCGGCGCCGGCTCGGCGGCTCGGCGCTGGCCCAGGTCTTCGGCCAGGTCGGCGAGGAGCCGCCCGACGTCGACGACTCCGGCCTGCTCGCCCGGGCCTTCGCCGCGGTCCAGGAGCTGATCGCCGGCGGGCTGGTCAGCGCCGGCCACGACCGCTCCGACGGCGGCCTGGTCACGACCCTGCTCGAGATGGCCTTCGCCGGCGACTGCGGGATCGAGGTCGACCTCCGCACCGAGCCCGCCGGGGCCGACCCGATCGCGGTGCTGTTCGCCGAGGAGCTGGGCCTCGTCCTCGAGGTCGACCCCGGCGACCTCGACGAGGCGCTGGCCGCGTTCGCCGGCCGCGACGTGCCGTGCGTCGCCATCGGGCGCACGCTGGCCGCGCCCGTCATCCGGATCGGCGTTGCCGGCGAGCTCGTGCTCGAGGAGCAGATGCGCGAGCTGCGCGGACTCTGGGAAGCGACCTCCTTCGAGCTCGACCGGCTGCAGGCCGACCCGGTCTGCGTCGCCGAGGAACGGGCGGGGCTGCGCCACCGGCGGCCGCCGGCCTACGCCCTCGCCTTCTCGCCCGTGCCGACCCCGCCGGCGGTGCTGCGCCGCCGCCGCAAGCTGCCGGTGGCGATCCTGCGCGAGGAGGGCTCCAACGGCGACCGCGAGATGGCTGCCGCCTTCCACCTCGCCGGCTTCGAGCCGTGGGACGTCACGATGTCCGATCTGCTGGCCGGCCGGGTGACGCTCGAGCGGTTCCGCGGCCTCGCGGCGGTCGGCGGCTTCTCCTACGCCGACGTCCTTGACTCGGCCAAGGGCTGGGCCGGGGTGATCCGCTTCAACGACGGCCTGCGCGGCCAGTTCGACGCCTTCTACGAGCGGCCCGACACCTTCTCGCTCGGCGTCTGCAACGGCTGCCAGCTGTTCGCGCTGCTCGGCTGGCTGCCCTGGCGCGGGCTGCCGGACACCGCGCAGCCGCGCTTCATCCAGAACGCCTCCGGCCGCTTCGAGTCGCGCTTCGCCACCGTCACCATCCTCGACAGCCCGGCGGTGATGCTGCGCGGCATGGCCGGCTCGACGCTCGGCATCTGGGTGCAGCACGGCGAGGGCCGCGCCTGCTTCCCTGAGCAGGCGGTGCTCGAGCGGGTGCTCGCCGATCACCTGGCGCCGATCCGCTTCGCGGACGACGGCGGCGCGCCGACCGAGGCCTACCCGCTCAACCCCAACGGCTCGCCGCACGGGATCGCGGCCCTGACCTCGCCGGACGGCCGCCACCTCGCCCTGATGCCCCATCCGGAGCGGACCTTCTTGACTTGGCAATGGGGGTGGATGCCGCGCGACTGGCAGCGCACGCTCGCCGCCTCGCCGTGGCTCAAGCTGTTCCAGAACGCCAGGGAGTGGTGCGAGCGCGGCTGA